A window from Flammeovirgaceae bacterium encodes these proteins:
- a CDS encoding cation:proton antiporter, which produces MIDSLLIEVIGFGIVAIASYHIAGYLRKFNLPLITGLIITGIFAGSSILGFIPRESLDQLRFLNDIALAIIAFSAGSELYLKEMRSRIKSIQWMTFAQVVLIFVFSTLLIYWVSGRIAFIRDEAPLVRLAIALLFGSVFVARSPSSAMAIVNEMRASGPFTKTAVGVTVLIDVIVITLFTICFSIAKAIIHETPIDFTFTWVLFLEILVSAIIGIAISKVLTVPFSFKAHRYVKGLLLLLIGYGVYALSSLVRSGSLELIGHEFSLEPLLMCIIGSFLLTNNSQHRIEFSVVLKKISPVVYIVFFTLTGASLSLEVFLTVVGVAFLFFGFRIISMFLASFLGVVLAGDNLRYRYISWMPHVTQAGVALGLTTMVAKAFPGWGAQFEAVVIAIVIINQLVGPPLFKWAIVRLKESHLRHTAPEFDGVKDAYIFGLESQSIALAKQLKVNKWQSKIISINRTDAVVKEGDLEIVSIPDISLDEIQKLEMERADAIVCILSDEENYAIAEMVYEHIGTKDVIIRINDRKNMEQFHRLGSLIIDPSTAIVSLLDHFVRSPNAASLLLGMDKSQDTMDIEVAKRDIHGMTLRDLRLPTDAIILSVKRKGQMIISHGYTRLRLKDIVTMVGSPKSLEEVRRKFSGY; this is translated from the coding sequence ATGATTGATTCATTGCTCATTGAGGTTATCGGATTTGGAATTGTGGCAATAGCGAGCTACCATATTGCCGGTTACCTCAGGAAATTTAACCTGCCGTTGATCACCGGCTTGATCATTACAGGTATTTTTGCGGGCTCCTCCATCCTTGGGTTTATCCCGAGGGAAAGCCTCGACCAACTCCGGTTTCTAAACGACATCGCCCTGGCCATCATTGCATTTTCTGCAGGCTCCGAGCTGTATTTAAAGGAGATGAGGAGCCGGATAAAAAGCATCCAATGGATGACCTTTGCCCAGGTAGTCTTGATCTTTGTGTTTTCTACCCTGCTTATCTACTGGGTTTCGGGCCGCATCGCATTTATTCGGGACGAGGCCCCACTGGTACGCCTCGCCATAGCCCTATTGTTTGGGTCTGTCTTCGTGGCACGTTCACCCTCATCGGCCATGGCCATAGTCAACGAGATGCGGGCCAGTGGCCCCTTTACCAAAACGGCCGTGGGGGTAACGGTGTTGATTGACGTAATAGTAATCACCTTGTTCACCATTTGTTTTTCCATTGCAAAAGCAATAATTCACGAAACCCCGATAGACTTCACCTTTACCTGGGTCTTGTTCCTTGAGATATTGGTATCGGCCATCATAGGCATTGCCATCAGCAAGGTATTGACCGTGCCTTTTTCATTCAAAGCCCATCGGTACGTAAAAGGACTGCTGCTGTTGCTCATCGGCTACGGAGTGTATGCATTGTCCAGCCTGGTCAGGAGCGGGTCGCTTGAGCTTATTGGCCATGAATTTTCGCTTGAGCCATTATTGATGTGCATTATTGGCAGCTTCCTGTTGACCAACAACAGCCAGCACCGCATTGAATTTTCCGTGGTCCTGAAAAAGATCAGCCCTGTGGTGTACATTGTGTTCTTCACCCTTACAGGCGCCTCATTGTCGCTGGAGGTATTCCTTACCGTAGTGGGGGTGGCATTCCTCTTCTTTGGCTTCAGGATCATAAGCATGTTCCTGGCAAGTTTCCTGGGGGTGGTGCTGGCAGGGGACAACCTCCGTTACCGTTATATTTCATGGATGCCCCATGTGACCCAGGCCGGGGTGGCGTTGGGCCTTACCACAATGGTGGCAAAAGCTTTTCCGGGCTGGGGCGCGCAGTTCGAGGCGGTGGTCATTGCCATCGTCATCATCAACCAGTTGGTTGGCCCCCCACTGTTCAAATGGGCTATAGTAAGGTTAAAGGAAAGCCATTTGCGGCACACCGCGCCTGAATTTGATGGCGTTAAAGATGCTTATATCTTCGGCCTTGAAAGCCAATCCATCGCACTGGCCAAGCAACTGAAGGTCAATAAATGGCAATCAAAAATTATTTCCATTAACAGGACGGATGCCGTGGTCAAAGAAGGGGACCTCGAAATTGTATCCATACCCGACATTTCGCTGGATGAAATTCAAAAACTGGAAATGGAGAGGGCAGATGCCATCGTTTGCATACTTTCTGACGAGGAAAATTATGCCATTGCGGAAATGGTGTACGAACACATCGGGACGAAAGACGTCATCATCCGTATAAACGACAGGAAAAACATGGAGCAATTCCACAGGTTGGGCAGCCTGATCATAGACCCCTCCACGGCCATTGTAAGCCTGCTTGACCATTTTGTGCGCTCGCCCAATGCCGCATCGCTGTTGTTGGGCATGGACAAGTCGCAGGATACAATGGATATCGAAGTGGCCAAGCGCGACATCCACGGGATGACCTTGAGGGACCTGCGTTTGCCCACTGACGCCATTATTTTGTCCGTAAAACGCAAAGGACAGATGATCATCTCCCATGGCTACACTAGGCTCAGGCTCAAAGACATTGTGACAATGGTGGGATCCCCCAAGAGCCTGGAAGAAGTGCGCAGAAAGTTCAGCGGGTATTGA
- a CDS encoding ABC transporter permease, producing MISNYLKVAIRNIFRNRLTAFINIVGLALAMACALLIYLYIMDELSYDKYNSKIDRIYRVTRDFKSPDGSVNLHLGNVAPPIGPLMKNDFGEIEAMARTNGFNLVIGLEENGELVKNFTERNLFVAEPAIFKIFDIKVTAGNPETALNRPFTVMLSEKTAKKYFGDEPNIIGKRLRANNAFDIEVTGTFEDFPLQAHWHPELLVSFSTMENDNIYGRQALETNWGNNAFGTYLLLDEGYDPKKLEAQLPAFLDKHFGTYAIANYGAPPDFVASKRTSLYLQKVSDIHLYSHLDDELEVNGNINNVYMMGVIGLFIILIAGFNFINLSTARATKRAKEVGLRKVVGAIRGQLITQYLSESVLITLLAMVLSLAFAFMGLEWLNSFTQKELALHLFQQPLLLAGLITASVAIGLLAGIYPAFIVSGYRPALTLKGQQGSARGKGAIRKVLVVSQFSISVALLIATAITIQQLSYLNSKDLGFDKDQVVTLSYFSELQPNYDAFYNELMRSSGIKNAGRSSRIPTGRLLDSQGAPRIAMGDSLVNTEITTKNVRVDESFFPTYNIPFVAGRNFSKSIGTDDSLAFIVNETAAKAYGLATPEEGINRDFSYGGVTGKLIGVVKDFHFESLHQGIIPIVFHQGGFNTISVKIAGNNLQEGLQQIEKVWREFLPNRPFEYQFLDQRYQQLYEAEQDQSHLFTIFSGLAIFIACLGLFGLATFNTLQRVKEIGIRKVLGASVASILRLLSKEIVVLILVANLIAWPVAWYFMNKWLDTFAYHVDMGLLVYLLAGAVAVLVALVTVSSQTIKAAMTNPSNTLRYE from the coding sequence ATGATCAGCAACTACCTCAAAGTCGCCATTCGGAATATTTTCAGGAACCGGCTTACCGCATTTATCAACATAGTGGGACTTGCCCTGGCCATGGCGTGCGCGCTCCTCATCTATTTGTACATCATGGATGAGCTTAGCTACGACAAATACAACAGCAAAATCGACCGTATCTACCGGGTGACCCGCGATTTTAAATCACCGGACGGATCGGTAAACCTTCATCTGGGAAATGTGGCCCCGCCCATTGGCCCACTGATGAAAAATGATTTTGGGGAGATCGAAGCCATGGCCCGCACCAACGGCTTTAACCTCGTCATTGGGTTGGAAGAGAACGGGGAACTGGTAAAAAATTTCACCGAGCGGAACCTTTTTGTGGCCGAGCCGGCCATTTTCAAAATATTCGACATCAAAGTTACGGCAGGCAACCCGGAGACCGCCCTCAACCGGCCATTTACCGTGATGCTTTCGGAAAAAACGGCAAAAAAATATTTTGGCGATGAGCCCAATATTATAGGCAAAAGGCTGCGCGCCAACAATGCTTTCGATATCGAGGTGACCGGTACGTTCGAGGATTTTCCCCTTCAGGCACACTGGCACCCCGAGCTGTTGGTGTCTTTCAGCACCATGGAAAACGACAACATCTACGGCAGGCAGGCATTGGAAACCAACTGGGGCAACAACGCCTTTGGCACTTACCTCCTCCTTGACGAAGGTTACGATCCCAAAAAACTGGAAGCGCAACTGCCGGCTTTTTTGGACAAACATTTTGGCACCTATGCCATTGCCAATTATGGGGCGCCTCCTGATTTTGTTGCCTCCAAAAGAACCAGCCTGTACCTGCAAAAGGTTTCCGACATCCATTTGTATTCCCACCTGGACGATGAGCTTGAAGTAAACGGGAACATCAACAATGTGTACATGATGGGCGTGATTGGCCTGTTCATTATCCTCATCGCTGGCTTTAATTTCATCAACCTGTCCACCGCGCGTGCCACCAAGCGTGCAAAAGAGGTGGGGTTGAGAAAGGTGGTAGGGGCCATCAGGGGGCAGTTGATAACCCAGTACCTGAGCGAGTCCGTCCTCATCACCCTATTGGCCATGGTCCTCTCCCTGGCATTTGCTTTTATGGGCTTGGAGTGGCTGAATTCCTTTACCCAGAAAGAGCTTGCCTTGCATTTGTTTCAACAACCCCTGTTGCTTGCCGGCTTAATCACGGCCTCTGTGGCCATCGGCCTGCTGGCAGGGATATACCCCGCGTTCATTGTATCGGGGTATAGGCCAGCGCTCACCCTGAAGGGGCAACAAGGATCAGCCAGGGGGAAAGGGGCCATTCGCAAAGTGCTGGTGGTGTCCCAGTTTTCCATATCCGTGGCCTTGTTGATTGCCACCGCCATTACCATCCAGCAATTGAGCTATTTAAACTCCAAAGACCTGGGCTTTGACAAAGACCAGGTGGTCACCCTAAGCTACTTTTCGGAATTGCAACCCAACTATGACGCTTTCTACAACGAGTTGATGAGGTCGTCCGGGATCAAAAATGCAGGAAGGTCGAGCCGTATCCCCACCGGAAGGTTGCTGGACAGCCAGGGGGCACCCCGGATCGCCATGGGGGACAGCCTGGTGAACACCGAAATCACGACCAAGAACGTAAGGGTGGACGAAAGCTTTTTCCCTACCTACAACATACCTTTCGTGGCCGGCAGGAATTTCTCAAAGTCCATTGGCACGGACGACTCCCTGGCATTTATCGTAAACGAAACGGCCGCCAAAGCCTATGGCCTTGCCACTCCCGAAGAAGGGATCAACAGGGATTTTTCATATGGTGGCGTTACCGGAAAGCTGATAGGCGTGGTAAAGGATTTTCATTTCGAATCCCTGCACCAGGGCATTATCCCCATTGTGTTCCATCAGGGCGGGTTCAATACCATATCCGTGAAGATTGCCGGGAACAACCTGCAGGAAGGGCTGCAACAAATCGAGAAGGTATGGAGGGAATTCCTACCCAACAGGCCTTTTGAGTATCAATTCCTGGACCAGCGCTATCAACAATTGTACGAGGCGGAACAGGACCAAAGCCACCTGTTCACCATTTTCTCGGGGCTGGCCATTTTTATTGCCTGCCTGGGGCTGTTTGGGCTGGCCACCTTCAACACCCTGCAGCGGGTAAAGGAAATTGGGATTAGGAAAGTACTGGGCGCATCCGTTGCCTCCATTTTAAGGTTGCTGTCAAAAGAAATCGTGGTGCTTATTTTGGTGGCCAACCTTATTGCCTGGCCTGTTGCGTGGTATTTTATGAACAAGTGGCTTGACACTTTTGCCTACCACGTGGACATGGGCCTGCTTGTTTATTTATTGGCCGGGGCCGTAGCGGTTTTGGTGGCACTGGTCACCGTAAGCTCACAAACCATCAAAGCAGCCATGACCAATCCCTCAAACACCTTGAGGTATGAATAG
- a CDS encoding ABC transporter permease, with product MISNYLKIGIRNLLKHKLFSFITIAGMAISIASCLLISIYVWDELSFDNYHPDGDRTFRIYNIRTGDDGVTNYLPIVPPAFGPALQKDYPEVASTLRVLDTYGARLFELDGEKVKEGDGIYAEPTIFDMLTIAPTEGDAGTALLEPYSVVLSQPLAEKYFGKKDPVGELIKISGDEFKITGVFGPIPRNSHLQPKYIMSFATILKFVSPERMESWRWQQFFTYVKLHPGSSSVQFENKLEGFAKKYAWPVTEPLGFVYTPHIQNIADIHLHSSNFEWEIAQRGSAQSVYVLGGTALFILIIASLNFINLSTARSLKRMKEVGIRKVAGAARPQLIMQFIGELVMITVIGLLIAIVVVQVAFPYLNEFTGKSIAPPLTFGFVLGLTALALALGVLAGSYPAFQLSRFRPATVIYHRSGGKKETSLYRNTLVVLQFIFSFFLITGSWIVLSQNNLLHNKDLGFDKSQLMVLYLNEEVRPNFEAVKQEFLQNPKITHASASYGLPGDIVAGDGVKDPTTGKELPANLFCVDYDYIKTLGMEVVAGRDFSRAYGSDAKRGFILNETAVKTYGFGTPEEAIGHPLAWDMWEKWEGDTIKQGEVIGVVKDFHFKSLREQMTPVVLQVFPPSFYTLTLKVKPEDMAATIAFCKDTYEKLIPEIPFSYKFLDSNFEKMYKAEEKLSVLFTVFSGLAILVACMGLFGLVEYSVNQRVREIGIRKVFGASVDSLVLLLTKKYFALIAIAFVIVIPISYYAANQWLSTFAYRISISPLIYAKACLLIVFITLLTVSFQSVKAALANPATTLME from the coding sequence ATGATCTCCAACTACCTCAAAATCGGAATCAGAAACCTGTTAAAGCACAAGCTTTTTTCTTTCATCACCATCGCAGGAATGGCAATCAGTATAGCATCCTGTTTGTTGATTTCAATCTACGTGTGGGATGAACTCAGTTTCGACAATTACCATCCTGATGGAGATCGAACATTTCGGATTTACAATATCAGAACAGGCGATGATGGTGTCACCAATTATCTACCCATAGTGCCACCTGCCTTTGGCCCTGCTTTGCAAAAGGATTATCCCGAGGTAGCGTCAACCCTTCGGGTGCTGGACACTTATGGTGCACGGCTTTTTGAGTTGGATGGGGAAAAGGTCAAAGAAGGGGATGGCATCTATGCGGAGCCTACCATCTTTGACATGCTCACCATTGCACCTACCGAAGGTGATGCCGGCACCGCCTTATTGGAACCTTACTCCGTTGTGCTTTCCCAGCCCTTGGCCGAAAAGTATTTTGGGAAAAAGGACCCCGTGGGCGAATTGATAAAAATTTCCGGTGACGAGTTTAAAATCACCGGTGTCTTTGGCCCCATTCCACGAAACTCGCACCTTCAGCCCAAGTACATTATGTCATTTGCCACCATCCTGAAATTTGTGTCCCCTGAACGGATGGAAAGCTGGAGGTGGCAACAGTTCTTTACCTATGTGAAATTACACCCCGGGAGCTCTTCAGTGCAGTTTGAAAACAAACTGGAAGGGTTTGCCAAAAAATACGCCTGGCCGGTAACGGAACCGCTCGGGTTTGTTTATACGCCCCATATCCAAAACATTGCGGACATCCACCTGCATTCCTCCAATTTTGAATGGGAGATTGCACAACGGGGCAGCGCCCAATCGGTTTATGTGCTGGGGGGCACTGCACTGTTTATCCTGATTATTGCCTCGTTGAATTTTATCAACCTCTCCACGGCCCGGTCCCTCAAGAGAATGAAAGAGGTGGGCATACGCAAAGTTGCAGGCGCAGCACGGCCGCAACTCATCATGCAGTTTATAGGCGAGTTGGTAATGATCACCGTTATCGGGCTTCTCATCGCCATCGTTGTCGTGCAGGTGGCCTTCCCATACCTTAATGAATTTACAGGCAAGTCCATTGCCCCTCCCCTTACCTTCGGTTTTGTGCTGGGCCTAACAGCACTCGCCCTGGCCCTTGGTGTCCTGGCCGGTAGCTACCCCGCCTTTCAGCTTTCCAGGTTTCGTCCAGCCACGGTGATCTACCACCGCAGTGGTGGCAAAAAAGAAACAAGTCTCTATAGAAACACCCTGGTGGTGTTGCAGTTCATATTTTCATTCTTCCTTATCACCGGGTCCTGGATTGTGTTGTCCCAAAACAACCTGCTCCATAACAAAGACCTGGGGTTTGACAAAAGTCAGTTGATGGTGCTGTACCTCAATGAGGAGGTACGCCCAAATTTTGAGGCCGTAAAACAGGAATTCCTCCAAAATCCTAAAATAACGCATGCTTCTGCCAGCTACGGCCTGCCCGGGGACATCGTGGCCGGGGATGGCGTAAAAGACCCCACTACGGGAAAAGAGCTTCCGGCCAACCTTTTTTGTGTTGATTATGACTATATAAAAACGCTGGGGATGGAGGTCGTGGCCGGCAGGGATTTTTCCAGGGCGTATGGGTCAGATGCAAAAAGGGGCTTTATCCTCAATGAGACCGCAGTGAAAACCTATGGCTTCGGCACCCCTGAAGAGGCCATTGGCCACCCACTTGCCTGGGACATGTGGGAGAAGTGGGAAGGCGATACCATCAAGCAGGGGGAAGTTATCGGGGTGGTAAAAGACTTCCATTTCAAAAGCCTGCGCGAACAGATGACCCCCGTGGTTTTACAGGTTTTCCCTCCATCCTTCTACACGCTTACCCTCAAAGTGAAGCCGGAAGATATGGCGGCCACCATCGCCTTTTGCAAGGACACCTATGAAAAACTGATCCCCGAAATTCCTTTCAGTTATAAATTCCTGGACAGCAATTTTGAAAAAATGTACAAGGCGGAAGAAAAGCTGTCAGTGCTCTTTACCGTTTTTTCCGGGTTGGCCATCCTGGTGGCCTGCATGGGGTTGTTTGGATTGGTGGAGTACAGTGTCAACCAGCGGGTAAGGGAAATTGGCATCAGGAAAGTGTTTGGCGCCAGCGTTGACTCATTGGTGCTCCTGCTGACAAAAAAATACTTTGCATTGATTGCCATTGCGTTTGTCATCGTCATCCCCATTAGCTACTACGCGGCAAACCAATGGCTTTCCACCTTTGCTTACCGCATCAGCATCAGCCCGCTCATATATGCCAAGGCCTGCCTGTTGATTGTGTTTATCACCCTGCTCACCGTTAGCTTCCAGTCGGTAAAAGCCGCCCTTGCCAATCCTGCCACCACCCTGATGGAGTAA
- a CDS encoding GNAT family N-acetyltransferase, translating to MALSAQVRGTGISRRTPEYVKRKMEEGKAVIAVARGNTWVGFCYIEVWDHEKFVANSGLVVSPPFRNTGIAREIKTKIFELSRKKYPHSKIFGLTTGLAVMKINSSLGYKPVTYSELTTDEAFWKGCQSCVNFDILTMKQRKNCICTAMLYDPATETAKVGLPTAATAVTAKGVRKKRKREFKGNFKLFERWIRLKKNILLKDRAKKNGKKPGNVLFKIFFW from the coding sequence ATGGCCCTATCCGCCCAGGTGCGCGGTACGGGCATTTCAAGAAGGACACCTGAATATGTGAAGAGGAAAATGGAAGAAGGTAAGGCGGTGATCGCGGTTGCCCGCGGCAACACCTGGGTAGGCTTCTGTTACATCGAAGTTTGGGACCACGAAAAATTTGTGGCCAACTCCGGGCTGGTGGTCTCCCCGCCCTTCAGGAACACGGGCATCGCCCGGGAGATCAAAACCAAAATATTTGAGCTCTCCCGGAAAAAATACCCCCACTCCAAAATCTTTGGCCTCACCACAGGCCTGGCCGTGATGAAGATCAATTCCAGCCTGGGCTACAAGCCCGTTACTTACTCGGAACTTACCACCGATGAGGCATTTTGGAAGGGCTGTCAAAGCTGTGTCAACTTCGACATCCTCACCATGAAGCAGCGGAAAAACTGCATTTGCACGGCCATGCTGTATGATCCTGCCACGGAAACCGCCAAAGTGGGATTGCCCACCGCGGCCACCGCGGTGACCGCCAAAGGCGTGCGCAAAAAACGCAAGCGTGAATTCAAAGGCAATTTCAAATTGTTTGAGCGCTGGATAAGGCTCAAAAAAAACATCCTGCTCAAAGACAGGGCCAAAAAAAATGGAAAGAAGCCCGGCAATGTTTTATTTAAAATATTTTTCTGGTAA
- a CDS encoding argininosuccinate synthase gives MGKKVVLAFSGGLDTSYCAKMLSDGLGHEVHTLIVNTGGFSEEGLEEIEKRALSLGVASHKAVDETKKFYEKAIRFLVFGNVLKNGTYPLSVSAERLSQAMAIARYANEIKATAIAHGSTGAGNDQVRFDMAFRILCPGKEVITPIRDMRLSREEEIGYLKAKGVAFDFAKATYSINKGLWGTSVGGKETLQSMGMLPEEAWPTPITKSGAEEVRLSFVKGELVKINHKHFGHPVDAIHYLQDIAGPFGIGRDVHVGDTIIGIKGRVGFEAAAPLLIIKAHHALEKHVLTKWQLSWKDQLGQFYGNWLHEGQYFDPVMRDIEAFLHHSQQNVTGEVSVTLFPHYFQINGIHSPYDLMSAKFGKYGEMNLGWTGEDVRGFTKIFANPAIIHHQVMQEANNEK, from the coding sequence ATGGGAAAAAAAGTGGTACTGGCGTTTAGTGGCGGGTTGGATACCTCGTATTGCGCCAAGATGTTAAGCGATGGCCTTGGCCACGAAGTGCACACCCTCATCGTGAACACCGGGGGCTTCTCCGAAGAAGGCCTGGAAGAAATCGAAAAGCGGGCGCTTTCCCTCGGGGTGGCCTCCCATAAGGCAGTGGACGAGACAAAAAAATTCTATGAAAAAGCCATCCGCTTCCTGGTCTTTGGCAATGTGCTCAAAAATGGCACCTATCCATTAAGCGTAAGCGCAGAGCGCCTTTCACAGGCCATGGCCATTGCCCGCTATGCCAATGAAATAAAGGCCACGGCCATTGCCCATGGAAGCACCGGGGCAGGCAATGACCAGGTGCGCTTTGACATGGCTTTTAGGATATTGTGCCCCGGCAAGGAGGTCATCACCCCTATCCGCGACATGCGGTTGAGCCGCGAAGAAGAAATTGGTTACCTCAAGGCCAAAGGCGTTGCCTTCGACTTTGCAAAGGCCACCTACTCCATCAACAAGGGGCTATGGGGCACCTCGGTGGGCGGAAAGGAAACCCTGCAGTCGATGGGCATGCTGCCCGAAGAGGCCTGGCCCACGCCCATCACAAAATCCGGGGCCGAAGAGGTAAGGTTGTCCTTTGTAAAAGGAGAGCTTGTAAAAATCAACCACAAACATTTTGGCCATCCTGTGGACGCCATTCATTACCTCCAGGACATAGCGGGCCCGTTTGGGATCGGCAGGGATGTGCACGTGGGCGATACCATCATCGGGATAAAGGGGCGCGTGGGTTTTGAAGCGGCTGCGCCCCTGCTCATCATCAAGGCACACCACGCACTGGAAAAGCACGTGCTCACCAAGTGGCAACTTAGCTGGAAGGACCAACTCGGGCAGTTTTACGGCAACTGGCTGCATGAAGGACAGTACTTCGACCCGGTCATGCGCGACATTGAGGCCTTCCTCCACCACTCCCAACAAAACGTAACAGGCGAGGTATCCGTCACTTTGTTTCCCCATTACTTCCAAATCAATGGCATACACTCCCCATACGATCTGATGTCTGCCAAATTTGGAAAGTATGGAGAAATGAACCTGGGCTGGACAGGGGAAGATGTGAGGGGGTTCACAAAAATATTTGCCAATCCGGCAATAATCCATCATCAGGTAATGCAAGAAGCCAATAATGAAAAATAA
- a CDS encoding N-acetyl-gamma-glutamyl-phosphate reductase, with the protein MKNKIKAGIVGGAGYTGGEMVRLLVNHPHVEIAFVQSRSQSGKMVSDIHRDLLGDCDLVFTGSHRHPVDVVFLCLGHGESKVFLEGAGIPSSTKVIDLSQDFRLGEKSNGRDFVYGLPELNKEAIKQAGNIANPGCFATTIMLGLLPLAGEGALGEVHATGITGSTGAGQQLQETSHFSWRANNISAYKTLTHQHLKEINQTLKGLQPGFNGGVHFVPWRGAFSRGIYVSAITKSSMSLGEAYGLYGAFYKAAPFTHVSESMIDLKQVVNTNKCLVHIEKVKGNLVVHTATDNLLKGASGQAVQNMNLMFGLDEAEGLRLKANIH; encoded by the coding sequence ATGAAAAATAAAATAAAAGCAGGAATTGTAGGCGGGGCAGGCTATACCGGTGGGGAAATGGTGCGGCTGCTGGTCAACCATCCCCATGTTGAAATAGCCTTTGTGCAAAGCCGCAGCCAGTCGGGGAAAATGGTTTCTGACATACACCGGGATTTGCTGGGCGACTGCGACCTTGTATTTACCGGCTCGCACCGCCATCCCGTGGATGTGGTTTTCCTTTGCCTGGGCCATGGGGAAAGCAAGGTTTTTTTGGAAGGTGCGGGCATCCCATCGTCCACCAAAGTGATCGACCTAAGCCAGGATTTTCGACTGGGGGAAAAATCAAATGGTAGGGATTTCGTGTACGGTTTGCCCGAATTGAACAAGGAAGCCATAAAGCAGGCGGGCAACATCGCCAACCCGGGATGCTTTGCCACCACTATAATGTTGGGCTTATTGCCGTTGGCCGGTGAAGGGGCCCTTGGGGAAGTGCACGCCACCGGCATCACGGGCTCCACCGGTGCAGGCCAGCAATTGCAGGAGACCTCGCACTTTAGCTGGCGGGCCAATAATATCTCAGCGTACAAAACCCTCACCCACCAGCACCTTAAGGAAATCAACCAAACGTTAAAGGGCCTACAGCCCGGGTTCAATGGTGGCGTTCATTTCGTGCCATGGCGTGGTGCTTTTAGCCGGGGCATCTATGTGAGTGCCATAACAAAGTCATCAATGTCGTTGGGGGAAGCCTATGGGTTGTATGGTGCGTTCTACAAAGCGGCCCCCTTTACGCATGTTTCCGAATCAATGATCGATTTAAAGCAGGTGGTCAACACGAACAAATGCCTTGTCCACATTGAAAAAGTCAAGGGCAACCTGGTGGTCCACACCGCTACGGACAACCTATTGAAAGGGGCAAGCGGCCAGGCCGTCCAGAATATGAACTTGATGTTTGGCCTTGACGAGGCCGAGGGGCTAAGGCTAAAAGCCAACATTCATTAG
- a CDS encoding N-acetylornithine carbamoyltransferase, translating to MEHFLSFENVRDPNALVQSALDYKTDPFRDKHLGRGKSIGMIFLNPSMRTRISTQRAAHNLGMEAIVFNVDKEGWQLEFEDGVAMNGNKAEHVKEAAAVLGQYFDIIGIRTFPGLANREEDYSEHYINQFVRYAGVPVVSLESATLHPLQSLADMVTIKEFRTKEKPKVVLTWAPHVKPLPQAVPNSFAQWMGHWDEVDFVIAHPEGYGLDKRFTRGHVIEHDQDKALEGADFVYVKNWSSYEPYGQMPDNSLAWMITNKKLEATNGAKVMHCLPVRRNLVIADEVLDGPQSIVVQQAGNRVWAAQAVLSDILKNL from the coding sequence ATGGAACACTTCCTTTCTTTCGAAAACGTACGCGACCCCAATGCCCTGGTTCAGTCTGCATTGGACTACAAAACCGATCCGTTCAGGGACAAGCACCTCGGACGGGGCAAGTCCATCGGAATGATATTCCTCAACCCCAGCATGCGCACACGCATTAGCACCCAGCGCGCTGCCCACAACCTGGGTATGGAGGCGATTGTTTTTAATGTGGACAAAGAGGGCTGGCAACTTGAGTTTGAGGATGGCGTGGCCATGAACGGCAACAAGGCCGAGCATGTAAAAGAAGCCGCAGCGGTATTGGGCCAATACTTCGACATTATTGGCATCAGGACCTTTCCGGGGCTTGCCAACAGGGAAGAAGACTACAGTGAGCACTACATCAATCAATTTGTGAGATATGCGGGCGTGCCCGTGGTGAGCCTCGAAAGCGCCACCTTGCACCCATTGCAAAGCCTTGCCGATATGGTGACCATCAAAGAATTTCGCACAAAGGAAAAACCCAAGGTGGTGCTTACCTGGGCGCCACACGTCAAACCCCTGCCACAGGCAGTGCCCAATTCCTTTGCACAATGGATGGGCCATTGGGACGAAGTGGATTTTGTTATCGCCCACCCCGAAGGCTATGGGCTCGACAAAAGGTTTACCAGGGGCCACGTCATAGAACATGACCAGGACAAGGCATTGGAGGGGGCGGATTTTGTGTACGTGAAGAACTGGTCTTCCTACGAACCATACGGGCAAATGCCTGATAATTCACTGGCATGGATGATCACCAACAAAAAACTGGAAGCCACCAACGGTGCCAAAGTCATGCACTGCCTCCCGGTGAGAAGGAACCTTGTCATTGCGGATGAAGTATTGGACGGCCCCCAATCCATTGTTGTTCAACAGGCGGGCAACCGGGTATGGGCCGCGCAAGCCGTATTATCGGATATCCTCAAAAACCTTTGA